tttctttattttttttgggggaatcTTCTAAATGGTTCCATCCCTTAGGAAATAGGAACATTGAGGGCTCTAGTTTAGAGTTTCCCTTGATTTAGATGAAACTAATCTCTCAGGTCCCATATCTGCTTCCATAGGAAATATGTCCAACTTGGCCGAACTTTTGCTCTACGAAAACAAACTTTCTGGATCAATTCCAACCATTATTGAACAGATGGCCAACTTGTCTAAGCTCGTTCTTACTGAAAACAAACTTTCTGGATTGATTCCAACCACTATTGGAAACTTGACCAAAGTCATCTATTTAAGTTTGATGATGAACAAACTAAATGGTTCCCTCCCAGAGGAATTAGGATTGCTTAAACATCTCAGTACTGTTTAGTTAGCATCTAATAGTCTGTGTGGTGCAATCCCTTCTTCCATAGGAATGATGGCTAGCTTGTCTATGCTTGATCTATCTGACAACCAACTTTCGGGATCAATTTCAACCTCTATTGGAAATTTAACCAAGCTCACCATCACTGAATTAATCTTGTTGATGAACAAACTAACCAGTTCCCTTCCACTTGAAATAAACAATCTTACCAATTTCATAAGTCAGCAACTGGGCTATAACAATTTTATTGGCCATCTACCTCAACATATATGCCAAGCTGGATCACTTGAATATATGGGGGCCATAAATAACCATTTTATAGGTCCTATCCCAAAAAGCTTGAAAAACTGCACTAGCCTATTCAGAGTTAGGTTTGATGGAAACCAACTAACAGGAAATataactgaagactttagatTTTATCCAAACTTGAACTATATTGATCTGAGTGACAATAACTTGTATGGTGAACTGTCATCAAATTGGGGAAAGtggaattattattattattattttttttttttggggtttgaaAGTGGCATAAGTTGTCAAGCCTAAAAGTCTCCAACAGAAAGATCTTCGGAAATATACCACCTAAGCTATTATGTGATATATGCATGAAAATCCTTGACTCAAAGATGCGCGATCAAAATCCCACCCTAGATCTAAATTATGTGAATGAATTAatcaaactaaacaaaaaatctttttggcttttcatattttatatgaTGCAGAAGAAATTAAAACATGTTTAATTTCCAAAGATGCATGAGCATACGATAAGATGCATGAAATCCAAAATCTACctgaataaataaaaaccctataTTTGCATGATAGGATTTAAATCACTTACATCCTCTCTTACTTCTAAACTTATTTTATGGGccacatttaaaataaataagtttgtGTGTGTTCgattgttaattttattttatgtaaatcTATATatccttatacttgtaaagaATAAGGGTACTCAGCCATTCTATATTTTTAAGcgaaattacaaatttacaatatataGCAACTTTAATGCATTGGATTTTTATTGTTCTATGcttcaaagtttattttattgacaaatattataatttattatcgtaaatattattttttattgatgtttatggtttagatttattttaaggattaaaagtttgaaaataaattagggTCACTTAAACCGTTGAAAATACTTTTTTCGATGTTTTCAACCGTTGAAAATAGCAAACTTTCTTGTAGTAGCCAAGGGTGCACAGTGGCCCTTCAAAATGAtctaaaataccctcaaaccctctaaaataattaaaatactcctaaaatctccaaaattcccttaaaaatttcacaacaattttaaaacctttaaaatgaacaaataaTCCTAAAGACCTTTAAATTGACCCCAATATCTAGGAAACCTCTAATATAATACaaatacccattaaaaaaataaaaataaaaataaaaaacctctaAGTACTCTCAAAACTTCAAAAAGACGGAAAATGttattatttaatatctttCTAATGTTTTTATCTAAGTACtctaaagtttttatttaatataatacaAATACCCAttaaagtttttgtttaatatctttctaaaatatagaaaatgttaTTATTTTCATGCAAGCCAAATGCCAAAAAAGGTTTTCTAAATAATCTTCAAAAATACATCAAAACACTGGAAACTAATCCATTATTCCTTGGAATATTTTTAGTTGAATTTTTTGACAATTAAAGGAACAACTTATTCAAATATCACTAATTAAAACAGATCTTagttttttaaaagtaaattacaatttttagttttacaaAACGTGGTCGTTTGGAttaatgcaattttttatttaaaaatattaatttttttttttttaaaaaaaaagggtggtgATGCCTGCGGCCTTCTTACTAAGACAATGAAGTTCTATGTAAAAATAGTGTGTGAAACTCACCTGTGTGTGAGAAACCTGGCATATATTCCGGGTATAAGATATTATTTTCACATGTGAAGGGCgcacaatttttaaaaagatttcCAATGGTGGGGCCTATGACGTAACTAACACCCAATCAATTTTCAAACCCCTAAAAAGAATTGGCAAGTTTTAAAGAGATTCCAAAGGTTTGCATGCGGGAGGAGATGAGATATCATGTGCTTTTAGCCAAAATCTTCAACCACCCAGAAACCAATTACATCTCTCTAAAGTTTATAACCACAAACTAATGgcatttttattagataaaaagCTATCCACAAAGTCTTGGGAGTCTTGTTTAGCCTTGCAGTCGTGTTGCTTTCTTTATTTCACTGTGCTGCTTTGCTTCCTCTTCAACCCATAGTGAtaagccaagaatgtattgatccattctataaattaatcaattaattagtcaagtgaaattaattagattcaattacatgcaataatcgtgatagcacaaacaaatcaccaactaagttaaatgcagcgaaaaataaatttgacataagtgatttgtttatgaatgggaaaaaccacCGAGACAAAATCCCAACGGGTGAATTgatcaccactcccgagaatctactattatcaaaacaagctgttacaagtaaaaagaatcctagtacctaataccaatctacagttgaacccttaccctaatacccaattggacttgtaatgtagtgacaatctctcctttcaatgcacggctcctagtacatgactaaccaatcgatgcacggatTCAAGTATgcgactaacacaccaacttgaggaagaggttggctgcaaagttcttcaattcatccaacgatgaagatcaagaatctcattggttacaaaacccttggcgcaaAAATGCAACAATTTCTACacagaatatgatgaactagggcaaattctatcttcggtcacaattttcatgcacaatcaatttgcattgagttgcatcacCTTGCATCAACTgagacggcccttaaaataatccttatatatgtctagggttgtgagaaaagaaaccatatacaaataacttggatatgcatgaaaaacatatctgaaaatctgaatttcgtaattctcgataaatattgtttttgtcgAGCAACTGTCAAGATTCCTtattaaacctcaatagatattATCTGTCGAACTTTAATGAACatcacttcttcacttgtttattggacagatttgcatgacttcaatactagacttgaactcttgttctttgaagtactaaacccatcttatatctatccaattacaagtaaagtgcattttgtcaaaagattagccaatatTACATAgcatatgttctaacaagttccacatatgtcctaacacataGGAAGAGAAAGGTTTAAAAAAGATTTCAAAAGGTGTATGGAAGGGCCCATGACGTATGCTAGTTAAGATCATCGCCCTCGAACTTTTAAAGgttgattttaattattttgtattaatattttaaaattttgaattaaagtttttatttaatatctttctaaaatatagaaaatgttattattttcatgcaagccaaatgccaaaaaaaggTTTTCTAAATAATCTTCAAAAATACATCAAAACACTGGAAACTAATCCATTACTCCTTGGAATATTTTTAGTTGAATTCTTTGacagaaaacattttttaaaggtACAACTTATTCAAATATCACTTATTAAAACGGATCTTAGTTTTTTGAaagtaaattacaatttttagttttatagaACGTGGTCGTTTGGAttaatgcaattttttatttaaaaaaattagttttaaaaataaaaaaagagggtGGTGATGCCCGCAGTCCTCTTACTAAGACAATGAAGTTCCATGTAAAAATAGTGTGTGAGGCTTACTTGTGTGTGAGAAACCTGGCATATATGCCAGGTACAAGATATAATTTTCACATGTGAAAGGGtgatttttaaaaagatttcCAAAGGTAGGGCCCATGACGTAACTAACATccaatcaattttctttttttctttttttttttttatgaaaagacGATAATATTAAAAACTAAGCACCAAAACAAGGTTCAGGACAAAACATGTTAAAATACATCCCATTGAGGTCACCCttaaaaacatctaaaatgtCCACAAGCGGACTAtcataaataagaaaatcagTATTCATCCTAAAGCTCATCCTAGCTAAACCATCAGCACATTGATTGGCTTGACGAAAGCAATGATTAATATGGACATAATGGAAGCGGGTAAGCAGCTGCCTACAATCATCCAAAATAGGTGATATAATGTTGTTAGCATAAtctgcatttcgtaacacatcAACAATAGCCTTGGCATCCATCTCAACTACAAGACAATGAATATTCAAATTGTAGCACAACTTGAGACCCTCACGCAACCCCCACAACTCAGTGGCAAACTGTTGGTGATCCCAATCCGCTTACTGAACCCAACTACCCACTGCCCATCCTTATTCCTCACCACTCCCCCACAACTAGCCAGGCCGTGAAGCTCACTGCATGACCCATTAGTGTTCAATTTCTTCCACCCTTGGACAGGACGCTCCCACCTAATTCTCCTTAAGACTCTACGGCCTTGCATCCTAGGAGCAGCCATACAATGAAAATACTCCATAGCTTGATACACAATATCCAAAGCCAAATTTTGATTCCAACCTTTCCTATTGAAAATGATGTCATTCCTACTCTTCCAAATGCTCCATAGagcaaaatgaaaaacaagtttCCAAGGGGTACCCATGACATGCAGCTTATCATTAGTTCTAACATTAAGAGACAACCAATCCAACAAATTAACATGCTAGAAATCATAATTTGAAGCCGTGACCCCTAACTGGTTCCAAATATGTTTTAGGTGAGAGCAATCTCTCAAGGCATGCAAGATAGTTTCAGCACCATTGCAGCAAACAGGGCACACTTCATCTTGAACCACTCCTCTTCTTCCTAAACAAACCTTAACACAAATACTATTGTGAGCACACAACCAAATGAACATTCTAACCTTTGGAAGCAAATTTGCCTTCCAAATCCAGCTAGCTATAAAAGCAATCTCATTGGAAGACTCCATAGCAAAACCATATGCGCTTTTGACATCAAAGGACCCATTGGATGATCTGGCCCAAGCCAATTTATCCGAGCCACCTCCTAAAGTCGACATGGGAATTGCACAAATCAAACCCTTCACTTCATCCGATAACTCAAAGATTGTTTTCTCCCAATCCCAGCTCATATCAAGCATAATATCTTCAATTTCCAAAAGATTGGCCTCTTGAGAAATAGGCCCTTGGATCAACTTTCTAAGGGGTTCCCCATTCGTCCAATTGTTATGCCAAATATTCAAAGAGTTGTTTTTGGTCACCAACCATCTACAACCCTTGTTAAAAGTGCCcatccttttcttcatggttgCCCATATTAAGGAGCAAGGGAGACTATTTGCATTAGCGGCTGCTCTCCTTCGATGGTTGCAATACTTCATCTTCAACACATTAACCCACAGTGCCTCCCCCTCCGTATGAAATCTCCAATTAAGTTTGGATAAGAGTGCCACATTCCTACCCTCGGCTGTTTGCAACCCCAAACCACCTTCCTCCTTAGATTTTGTCACCTTCTCCCAACCAACCCAATGAATTTTCTTGGCTGAATCTGTAGACCCCTAAAGGAAGTTCCTTTTCACTATATCTAAGCCATTCAATACCCTTCCCGGAAGGTAAGAGCACTACATAATGTACGAGGGGATAGCAGCCAATGATGACTGAATGAGCACTCTACAGCCAGCCAAAGATAAAAGGTTAGCCTTCCACCCAGAAAGTTTTTGCTTCACTCTAtccaaaataaattcataatcaTGTGAAGAAGAACCCGAATGTTTTAGCGGGAATCCAAGGTATTTACCAAGATACGGCATTAACGCAAACCCCAAAATGTCACAAAGGGACTCCTTAGTATCCCTATTGACATTTGGTGAGAAGTACACCCCTGACTTAGCTTCACTCACTATTTGGCTAGAAATGCTACAAAAGGTATCCAAAACATCTCTAATGGCCGCACAATTAACCCAATCAACTTTGGCAAAGAGAATTAAATCATCTGGAAAGAATAGGTGGGAAAAAGCTGGACCACTCTGAGATGCCTTCACTGGCTACCACAACTTCCCACTATACTTCTCTTCAATAAGCTACCCAAGATAGTCCATGCACAGGATGAACAAGTATGGAGATATCGGGTCTCCCTGCCTTATACCCTTAGAGGGATAAATCGGGTCAAGGGCTTCTTCATTGAATAAAATAGATGTAGAAACTGTAGACATACAACTCATTATGACATCTATAATATCCATTGGAAGATTAACCCGAATAAGCATATCTTTGATGAAGTCCCATTCAAGCTTATCATAAGCTTTCTCCAAATCATTCTTAAGCGCCATATACCCAgtccttcctttcttctttccaAGGGAATGAATGATCTCTTGGGcaataataatattatcaatCCCTTTACGACCTGGCACAAAAGCCGTTTGCATAGGAGAGATGAGTTTGTCCAAGTAAGGTCATAACCTTGCCACAATAATTTTAGTAACCACCTTATACACCGTATTAcacaaactaataggtctaTAATTACCCAAAGTTTCCGGACTCTGAATTTTTGGAATCAAGGCAATGTGGGTACTATTTAAAGTCTCCGGCACTTTTCTATCATCAAAAACCTTTTGAACCTCTTCAATCACGGACTTGCCCACAATATGCCAAAACTTTTGGAAAAAGCCCACATGAAGCCCATCCGGTCCCAAGGCTTTGAAAGGTTTCAAAGACCAAAGGGCTGCCTTTATCTCTTCTTCAGAAGCCCCCCCACTAATATTCTCCTTCTCCAAATCCGAGAGCCTAAGTTGCCATTGAGAAATAGCGGGATCTAGCCTAGACACACAAGAATGAGAAGACAAGAAAATCTGCTCAAAGCCACACCTAATGAAATCTTTTATCTCCCCCTCCTCATGGATCCACTCTCCCACTACATTCTTGATAGCCATGATTTGATTCCTCTTCCGTCTAACCAAGGTTGAAACATGATAAAAGTTCGTATTATGGTCACCCTGTATCATCCAATTCACCCTTGATTTTAAAACCCACAACTCCTCCTCCTGTCTAAGCACAAGATCCATTTCCTTAAGGAGCACATCCTCCAACTTCACAAGAAATTCCGATGGTCTTAAAGCTAGCGCTCTTTGAATACCATTTAGTCTCGAcatcaaattcttttttctagTGAAAATATTCCTGAATTGGTTATTATTCCACTCCTTAGCTTTCTGCATAAACCAATTAATAGCATCAACCAGCCTATTATTACTTTCCCACGCCTGATGCACTATCAGGAAAAAAGAAGGATCCAACAACCACCCCGTTTGGAAACGAAAAAGCCTACTCCTCCCATTTTAGGTTCTCAGCTGCACCTCTAGAAGTACTGGACAGTGGTCCAAGTGACACTGGGTCAAATGAGTTATCTTAGCATCAGGATACATCACACACCAACTTGGGTTCACAAAAAATCTATCAATTCTCTCCTGAATCAAAGCTTGCACCTCCCTTCTGTTTGTCCAAGTGAAACGTGGACCTGCGAATCCAATATCCAACATATTACATTTATCCAAACACTCCTTCAACAGTAAAGACCTATTAACACTCACCGCCCTACCCCTAAATTTATCCTCGCTAAGGAGGGGTTCATTAAAGTCACCGGCTATAACCCAGGACCTATTAACATCCAATCAATTTTCAAACCCCTAAAAAGAATTGGCAAGTTTTAAAGAGATTCCAAAGGTTTGCATGTGGGAGATAGGAGATAAGATATCATGtgcttttagccaaaattttcAACCACCCAGAAACCAATTACATCTCTCTAAAGTTTATAACCACTAAACTAATGGCatttttattagatgaaaaGCTATCCACAGTAGTCTTGGGAGTCTTGTTTAGTCTTGCAGTCGTCTTGCTTTCCTTATTCCACTGTGCTGCTTTTGCTTCCTCCTCAACCCATAGGAAGAGAAAGGTTTAAAAAAGGTTTCAAAAGGTGTATGGAAGGGCCATGACGTACCCAATATccaatcaattttcaaaaacctgAGAAGGACAAGTTTTAAAGAGATTTCAAAGGTTTGCACATGGGAGAAGTCCAATTTCATACCATTACAATTTTCCGAGTTACCTAGAAGAGCATCTGTCATGTAAACGGTAAACCCACTCAAGTATtagtttctttttcattttatttattatttatttattttgccaCAACAGACCTAATTTCCAATTGCCAAATTAGAACACCTGTGCCTTTTAGACATTACTGTACGAATATTACATAATActgtacattttttttctacacaAGATACAAGTAATCATGTAACATTAAACATATCACATTAATCCTTTATATTTAGGGTATTGATTCTCATATGTTCATTATTGTACATCATCTATACAAATCACTCctttcacattttaaatatagaaatcaataaataataattaaaaatataaacatccacgcaagaaattataaatttagcgtATATGAATTATGTACAATAACAAATATGAGAGAATTATTACTGTTATATTTAGTGCACTTGCAACCAATTACATTTTACATTTCCTGCTGGAATTTGATTGAATGGATCCCTCAGAAACGGACAGgtcagttttaatttttaatttttttaaaattatttataagttGGTTGTAGTGCTAACCCTACAACTCGAACTCTTTCCCCCCTAGACCTTCAAGTACTTTGTGCATGAAAAAatgtcaattcagctacaaaGCCTTTGGCATATGTTAAATTACTCAGTAGGataaaattgaaaagtaaactagtccatta
The sequence above is drawn from the Quercus lobata isolate SW786 chromosome 12, ValleyOak3.0 Primary Assembly, whole genome shotgun sequence genome and encodes:
- the LOC115970600 gene encoding uncharacterized protein LOC115970600, which gives rise to MTDALLGNSENCNGMKLDFSHVQTFEISLKLVLLRFLKIDWILGPRFTWTNRREVQALIQERIDRFFVNPSWCVMYPDAKITHLTQCHLDHCPKAKEWNNNQFRNIFTRKKNLMSRLNGIQRALALRPSEFLVKLEDVLLKEMDLVLRQEEELWVLKSRVNWMIQGDHNTNFYHVSTLVRRKRNQIMAIKNVVGEWIHEEGEIKDFIRCGFEQIFLSSHSCVSRLDPAISQWQLRLSDLEKENISGGASEEEIKAALWSLKPFKALGPDGLHVGFFQKFWHIVGKSVIEEVQKVFDDRKVPETLNSTHIALIPKIQSPETLGRKGIDNIIIAQEIIHSLGKKKGRTGYMALKNDLEKAYDKLEWDFIKDMLIRVNLPMDIIDVIMSYDLILFAKVDWVNCAAIRDVLDTFCSISSQIVSEAKSGVYFSPNVNRDTKESLCDILGFALMPYLGKYLGFPLKHSGSSSHDYEFILDRVKQKLSGWKANLLSLAGCRVLIQSSLAAIPSYIM